In one window of Arachis ipaensis cultivar K30076 chromosome B06, Araip1.1, whole genome shotgun sequence DNA:
- the LOC107605713 gene encoding uncharacterized protein LOC107605713 isoform X2 yields MLLWLPSLPADVSVSAILSSVAAATVTAASFFSIYKSHLLRPHKENLITLHQEQPKRNPRGKILFVSQIGFSTAEALAKSLCDLLESKGLVLEVVDARTYDPEDLPKENLILLLHSTSHNQPPLPFADNSKGAKDFASWLLKNAESFGIGAVVVKTCDFTAFVVGKRDGKNLMAKAVNHIRDLDHVQYGSDFEEWWGSIVATVSGEVANGMCRESEPEDDAGCCDPKRIYMLVENLYDGFRSRTYRRRMLTISEANFMKNGTVDLEDGGPVTVKWPLPHGGTSDSSLPLSEKFCCSVGLSLFFLGDRDKDIERQLDFDGARNIWCLKYDGHTWIWSLCRTILFPHQLRPIIIPYDGKLCCIGDYWVDIYNLKSEFWEKREVPGMRLNPHSYFLWETLIVLYSFDDVNQWLMSYDLNANIWSPIECNFPPFCDYKAGRKLVRLGCSDFLLIIDVVSIWCIYDLSKKKPVAVVHVNDLDEMGMVSNVFCCHHTSKESLIYVFTSTDQMDIKRDIDRPNQYITIVPYARVKLQTEGNFSAKVESKGNLKVGPHLKYYVFAAVDQDIKGKTTVA; encoded by the exons ATGCTCCTTTGGTTGCCTTCGTTACCGGCGGATGTATCGGTATCCGCTATCCTGTCCAGCGTGGCCGCCGCCACGGTCACTGCCGCATCCTTCTTCTCAATCTACAAGTCTCACCTCCTCCGCCCGCACAAAGAGAATCTCATAACACTCCATCAAGAGCAACCCAAACGCAATCCTCGTGGCAAGATCCTGTTCGTTTCGCAAATCGGATTTTCAACTGCAGAAGCCCTAGCGAAGAGCCTCTGCGATTTGTTAGAGTCGAAAGGCCTCGTTTTGGAGGTCGTAGATGCTCGGACTTACGATCCCGAAGACCTACCCAAGGAGAACCTCATCCTCCTCCTTCATTCAACTTCGCATAACCAACCTCCCCTACCGTTCGCCGACAACAGCAAAGGAGCAAAGGACTTCGCTAGTTGGCTCTTGAAAAACGCGGAGAGCTTTGGGATCGGAGCGGTTGTTGTGAAGACTTGCGATTTCACTGCATTTGTGGTGGGCAAAAGGGATGGTAAGAATTTGATGGCTAAGGCCGTCAATCATATTAGGGATTTGGATCATGTTCAATACGGTTCTGATTTTGAAGAGTGGTGGGGAAGCATTGTTGCGACGGTTTCGGGAGAAGTTGCTAATGGCATGTGCAGGGAATCTGAACCTGAG GATGATGCTGGTTGTTGTGATCCAAAACGCATATATATGTTGGTGGAAAATCTGTATGATGGATTTAGAAGTAGAACCTACAGGCGCAGGATGTTAACTATCAGTGAGGCCAACTTCATGAAGAATGGAACTGTTGATCTTGAAGACGGAGGTCCTGTAACTGTCAAATGGCCTCTTCCACATGGTGGAACAAGCGATTCTAGTTTACCATTATCTGAAAAATTTTGTTGTTCCGTTGGTCTCAGCTTGTTCTTTCTTGGTGACCGGGATAAGGATATTGAAAGGCAACTGGATTTTGATGGCGCTAGAAACATTTGGTGCCTCAAGTATGATGGTCATACTTGGATTTGGAGTTTATGCAGAACCATCCTTTTCCCCCACCAATTGCGCCCCATAATAATTCCATACGATGGCAAATTGTGCTGCATTGGTGATTATTGGGTTGATATCTACAACCTAAAATCAGAATTTTGGGAAAAGAGGGAAGTGCCCGGCATGCGCTTGAATCCTCACTCTTACTTTTTGTGGGAAACCCTCATTGTGTTGTATTCTTTTGATGATGTGAATCAATGGCTCATGTCATATGATTTGAATGCCAACATTTGGAGCCCCATTGAGTGCAATTTTCCGCCGTTTTGTGATTACAAAGCTGGTAGGAAACTCGTTCGTCTGGGTTGCAGTGATTTTCTTCTTATTATTGATGTTGTATCTATTTGGTGCATCTATGACTTGTCTAAGAAGAAACCCGTGGCAGTTGTGCATGTGAATGATTTGGATGAGATGGGGATGGTGTCTAACGTTTTTTGTTGTCACCACACAAGCAAAGAAAGTCTGATCTATGTCTTTACTAGTACAGATCAAATGGATATTAAAAGGGATATAGACCGTCCAAATCAATATATTACCATTGTTCCTTATGCCAGAGTCAAGCTCCAAACCGAGGGTAATTTTTCTGCTAAGGTTGAATCTAAGGGTAATCTTAAAGTTGGTCCCCATCTGAAGTACTATGT GTTTGCTGCTGTAGACCAAGACATTAAAGGGAAGACTACCGTAGCATAA
- the LOC107605713 gene encoding uncharacterized protein LOC107605713 isoform X3, which produces MLLWLPSLPADVSVSAILSSVAAATVTAASFFSIYKSHLLRPHKENLITLHQEQPKRNPRGKILFVSQIGFSTAEALAKSLCDLLESKGLVLEVVDARTYDPEDLPKENLILLLHSTSHNQPPLPFADNSKGAKDFASWLLKNAESFGIGAVVVKTCDFTAFVVGKRDGKNLMAKAVNHIRDLDHVQYGSDFEEWWGSIVATVSGEVANGMCRESEPELQDDAGCCDPKRIYMLVENLYDGFRSRTYRRRMLTISEANFMKNGTVDLEDGGPVTVKWPLPHGGTSDSSLPLSEKFCCSVGLSLFFLGDRDKDIERQLDFDGARNIWCLKYDGHTWIWSLCRTILFPHQLRPIIIPYDGKLCCIGDYWVDIYNLKSEFWEKREVPGMRLNPHSYFLWETLIVLYSFDDVNQWLMSYDLNANIWSPIECNFPPFCDYKAESSSKPRVIFLLRLNLRVILKLVPI; this is translated from the exons ATGCTCCTTTGGTTGCCTTCGTTACCGGCGGATGTATCGGTATCCGCTATCCTGTCCAGCGTGGCCGCCGCCACGGTCACTGCCGCATCCTTCTTCTCAATCTACAAGTCTCACCTCCTCCGCCCGCACAAAGAGAATCTCATAACACTCCATCAAGAGCAACCCAAACGCAATCCTCGTGGCAAGATCCTGTTCGTTTCGCAAATCGGATTTTCAACTGCAGAAGCCCTAGCGAAGAGCCTCTGCGATTTGTTAGAGTCGAAAGGCCTCGTTTTGGAGGTCGTAGATGCTCGGACTTACGATCCCGAAGACCTACCCAAGGAGAACCTCATCCTCCTCCTTCATTCAACTTCGCATAACCAACCTCCCCTACCGTTCGCCGACAACAGCAAAGGAGCAAAGGACTTCGCTAGTTGGCTCTTGAAAAACGCGGAGAGCTTTGGGATCGGAGCGGTTGTTGTGAAGACTTGCGATTTCACTGCATTTGTGGTGGGCAAAAGGGATGGTAAGAATTTGATGGCTAAGGCCGTCAATCATATTAGGGATTTGGATCATGTTCAATACGGTTCTGATTTTGAAGAGTGGTGGGGAAGCATTGTTGCGACGGTTTCGGGAGAAGTTGCTAATGGCATGTGCAGGGAATCTGAACCTGAG TTACAGGATGATGCTGGTTGTTGTGATCCAAAACGCATATATATGTTGGTGGAAAATCTGTATGATGGATTTAGAAGTAGAACCTACAGGCGCAGGATGTTAACTATCAGTGAGGCCAACTTCATGAAGAATGGAACTGTTGATCTTGAAGACGGAGGTCCTGTAACTGTCAAATGGCCTCTTCCACATGGTGGAACAAGCGATTCTAGTTTACCATTATCTGAAAAATTTTGTTGTTCCGTTGGTCTCAGCTTGTTCTTTCTTGGTGACCGGGATAAGGATATTGAAAGGCAACTGGATTTTGATGGCGCTAGAAACATTTGGTGCCTCAAGTATGATGGTCATACTTGGATTTGGAGTTTATGCAGAACCATCCTTTTCCCCCACCAATTGCGCCCCATAATAATTCCATACGATGGCAAATTGTGCTGCATTGGTGATTATTGGGTTGATATCTACAACCTAAAATCAGAATTTTGGGAAAAGAGGGAAGTGCCCGGCATGCGCTTGAATCCTCACTCTTACTTTTTGTGGGAAACCCTCATTGTGTTGTATTCTTTTGATGATGTGAATCAATGGCTCATGTCATATGATTTGAATGCCAACATTTGGAGCCCCATTGAGTGCAATTTTCCGCCGTTTTGTGATTACAAAGCTG AGTCAAGCTCCAAACCGAGGGTAATTTTTCTGCTAAGGTTGAATCTAAGGGTAATCTTAAAGTTGGTCCCCATCTGA
- the LOC107605713 gene encoding uncharacterized protein LOC107605713 isoform X1, with protein MLLWLPSLPADVSVSAILSSVAAATVTAASFFSIYKSHLLRPHKENLITLHQEQPKRNPRGKILFVSQIGFSTAEALAKSLCDLLESKGLVLEVVDARTYDPEDLPKENLILLLHSTSHNQPPLPFADNSKGAKDFASWLLKNAESFGIGAVVVKTCDFTAFVVGKRDGKNLMAKAVNHIRDLDHVQYGSDFEEWWGSIVATVSGEVANGMCRESEPELQDDAGCCDPKRIYMLVENLYDGFRSRTYRRRMLTISEANFMKNGTVDLEDGGPVTVKWPLPHGGTSDSSLPLSEKFCCSVGLSLFFLGDRDKDIERQLDFDGARNIWCLKYDGHTWIWSLCRTILFPHQLRPIIIPYDGKLCCIGDYWVDIYNLKSEFWEKREVPGMRLNPHSYFLWETLIVLYSFDDVNQWLMSYDLNANIWSPIECNFPPFCDYKAGRKLVRLGCSDFLLIIDVVSIWCIYDLSKKKPVAVVHVNDLDEMGMVSNVFCCHHTSKESLIYVFTSTDQMDIKRDIDRPNQYITIVPYARVKLQTEGNFSAKVESKGNLKVGPHLKYYVFAAVDQDIKGKTTVA; from the exons ATGCTCCTTTGGTTGCCTTCGTTACCGGCGGATGTATCGGTATCCGCTATCCTGTCCAGCGTGGCCGCCGCCACGGTCACTGCCGCATCCTTCTTCTCAATCTACAAGTCTCACCTCCTCCGCCCGCACAAAGAGAATCTCATAACACTCCATCAAGAGCAACCCAAACGCAATCCTCGTGGCAAGATCCTGTTCGTTTCGCAAATCGGATTTTCAACTGCAGAAGCCCTAGCGAAGAGCCTCTGCGATTTGTTAGAGTCGAAAGGCCTCGTTTTGGAGGTCGTAGATGCTCGGACTTACGATCCCGAAGACCTACCCAAGGAGAACCTCATCCTCCTCCTTCATTCAACTTCGCATAACCAACCTCCCCTACCGTTCGCCGACAACAGCAAAGGAGCAAAGGACTTCGCTAGTTGGCTCTTGAAAAACGCGGAGAGCTTTGGGATCGGAGCGGTTGTTGTGAAGACTTGCGATTTCACTGCATTTGTGGTGGGCAAAAGGGATGGTAAGAATTTGATGGCTAAGGCCGTCAATCATATTAGGGATTTGGATCATGTTCAATACGGTTCTGATTTTGAAGAGTGGTGGGGAAGCATTGTTGCGACGGTTTCGGGAGAAGTTGCTAATGGCATGTGCAGGGAATCTGAACCTGAG TTACAGGATGATGCTGGTTGTTGTGATCCAAAACGCATATATATGTTGGTGGAAAATCTGTATGATGGATTTAGAAGTAGAACCTACAGGCGCAGGATGTTAACTATCAGTGAGGCCAACTTCATGAAGAATGGAACTGTTGATCTTGAAGACGGAGGTCCTGTAACTGTCAAATGGCCTCTTCCACATGGTGGAACAAGCGATTCTAGTTTACCATTATCTGAAAAATTTTGTTGTTCCGTTGGTCTCAGCTTGTTCTTTCTTGGTGACCGGGATAAGGATATTGAAAGGCAACTGGATTTTGATGGCGCTAGAAACATTTGGTGCCTCAAGTATGATGGTCATACTTGGATTTGGAGTTTATGCAGAACCATCCTTTTCCCCCACCAATTGCGCCCCATAATAATTCCATACGATGGCAAATTGTGCTGCATTGGTGATTATTGGGTTGATATCTACAACCTAAAATCAGAATTTTGGGAAAAGAGGGAAGTGCCCGGCATGCGCTTGAATCCTCACTCTTACTTTTTGTGGGAAACCCTCATTGTGTTGTATTCTTTTGATGATGTGAATCAATGGCTCATGTCATATGATTTGAATGCCAACATTTGGAGCCCCATTGAGTGCAATTTTCCGCCGTTTTGTGATTACAAAGCTGGTAGGAAACTCGTTCGTCTGGGTTGCAGTGATTTTCTTCTTATTATTGATGTTGTATCTATTTGGTGCATCTATGACTTGTCTAAGAAGAAACCCGTGGCAGTTGTGCATGTGAATGATTTGGATGAGATGGGGATGGTGTCTAACGTTTTTTGTTGTCACCACACAAGCAAAGAAAGTCTGATCTATGTCTTTACTAGTACAGATCAAATGGATATTAAAAGGGATATAGACCGTCCAAATCAATATATTACCATTGTTCCTTATGCCAGAGTCAAGCTCCAAACCGAGGGTAATTTTTCTGCTAAGGTTGAATCTAAGGGTAATCTTAAAGTTGGTCCCCATCTGAAGTACTATGT GTTTGCTGCTGTAGACCAAGACATTAAAGGGAAGACTACCGTAGCATAA